A part of Camelus ferus isolate YT-003-E chromosome 6, BCGSAC_Cfer_1.0, whole genome shotgun sequence genomic DNA contains:
- the SLC8A3 gene encoding sodium/calcium exchanger 3 isoform X6, with protein MERGISALLLSPEVTDRKLTMEEEEAKRIAEMGKPILGEHPKLEVIIEESYEFKSTVDKLIRKTNLALVVGTYSWRDQFMEAITVSAAGDEDEDESGEERLPSCFDYVMHFLTVFWKVLFACVPPTEYCHGWACFVVSILIIGMLTAIIGDLASHFGCTIGLKDSVTAVVFVAFGTSVPDTFASKAAAIQDVYADASIGNVTGSNAVNVFLGIGLAWSVAAIYWALQGQEFHVSAGTLAFSVTLFTIFAFVCISVLLYRRRPHLGGELGGPRGCKLATTWLFVSLWLLYILFATLEAYCYIRGF; from the exons ATGGAACGTGGAATATCAG CGCTCCTGTTGTCTCCAG AGGTGACAGACAGGAAGCTGACtatggaggaagaggaagccaagAGGATAGCAGAAATGGGAAAGCCAATATTGGGTGAACACCCCAAACTAGAGGTCATCATTGAAGAGTCCTATGAGTTCAAG AGTACAGTGGATAAGCTGATCAGGAAGACAAACCTGGCCTTGGTTGTGGGGACTTATTCCTGGAGGGACCAGTTCATGGAGGCCATCACTGTCAGTGCAG CAGGGGACGAGGATGAGGATGAGTCAGGCGAGGAGAGGCTGCCCTCCTGCTTTGACTACGTCATGCACTTCCTAACGGTCTTCTGGAAGGTGCTGTTTGCCTGCGTGCCCCCCACAGAGTACTGCCATGGCTGGGCCTGCTTCGTGGTTTCCATTCTCATCATCGGCATGCTCACAGCCATCATCGGGGACCTGGCCTCCCACTTCGGCTGCACCATTGGCCTCAAGGACTCGGTCACAGCTGTTGTCTTTGTGGCATTTGGCACCTCTGTGCCAG aTACGTTTGCCAGCAAAGCAGCCGCCATCCAGGACGTGTACGCAGACGCCTCCATTGGCAACGTCACGGGCAGCAACGCGGTCAACGTCTTTCTGGGCATTGGCCTGGCCTGGTCCGTGGCCGCCATCTACTGGGCCCTTCAGGGACAGGAGTTCCACGTGTCAGCCGGCACGCTGGCCTTCTCCGTCACCCTCTTCACCATCTTCGCGTTCGTCTGCATCAGCGTGCTCTTGTACCGCCGGCGGCCCCACCTGGGCGGGGAGCTGGGCGGCCCTCGTGGCTGCAAGCTGGCCACGACCTGGCTCTTCGTGAGCCTGTGGCTTCTCTACATACTCTTTGCCACGCTGGAGGCTTACTGCTACATCAGGGGGTTCTGA
- the SLC8A3 gene encoding sodium/calcium exchanger 3 isoform X7, translated as MERGISEVTDRKLTMEEEEAKRIAEMGKPILGEHPKLEVIIEESYEFKSTVDKLIRKTNLALVVGTYSWRDQFMEAITVSAAGDEDEDESGEERLPSCFDYVMHFLTVFWKVLFACVPPTEYCHGWACFVVSILIIGMLTAIIGDLASHFGCTIGLKDSVTAVVFVAFGTSVPDTFASKAAAIQDVYADASIGNVTGSNAVNVFLGIGLAWSVAAIYWALQGQEFHVSAGTLAFSVTLFTIFAFVCISVLLYRRRPHLGGELGGPRGCKLATTWLFVSLWLLYILFATLEAYCYIRGF; from the exons ATGGAACGTGGAATATCAG AGGTGACAGACAGGAAGCTGACtatggaggaagaggaagccaagAGGATAGCAGAAATGGGAAAGCCAATATTGGGTGAACACCCCAAACTAGAGGTCATCATTGAAGAGTCCTATGAGTTCAAG AGTACAGTGGATAAGCTGATCAGGAAGACAAACCTGGCCTTGGTTGTGGGGACTTATTCCTGGAGGGACCAGTTCATGGAGGCCATCACTGTCAGTGCAG CAGGGGACGAGGATGAGGATGAGTCAGGCGAGGAGAGGCTGCCCTCCTGCTTTGACTACGTCATGCACTTCCTAACGGTCTTCTGGAAGGTGCTGTTTGCCTGCGTGCCCCCCACAGAGTACTGCCATGGCTGGGCCTGCTTCGTGGTTTCCATTCTCATCATCGGCATGCTCACAGCCATCATCGGGGACCTGGCCTCCCACTTCGGCTGCACCATTGGCCTCAAGGACTCGGTCACAGCTGTTGTCTTTGTGGCATTTGGCACCTCTGTGCCAG aTACGTTTGCCAGCAAAGCAGCCGCCATCCAGGACGTGTACGCAGACGCCTCCATTGGCAACGTCACGGGCAGCAACGCGGTCAACGTCTTTCTGGGCATTGGCCTGGCCTGGTCCGTGGCCGCCATCTACTGGGCCCTTCAGGGACAGGAGTTCCACGTGTCAGCCGGCACGCTGGCCTTCTCCGTCACCCTCTTCACCATCTTCGCGTTCGTCTGCATCAGCGTGCTCTTGTACCGCCGGCGGCCCCACCTGGGCGGGGAGCTGGGCGGCCCTCGTGGCTGCAAGCTGGCCACGACCTGGCTCTTCGTGAGCCTGTGGCTTCTCTACATACTCTTTGCCACGCTGGAGGCTTACTGCTACATCAGGGGGTTCTGA
- the SLC8A3 gene encoding sodium/calcium exchanger 3 isoform X8 has protein sequence MEEEEAKRIAEMGKPILGEHPKLEVIIEESYEFKSTVDKLIRKTNLALVVGTYSWRDQFMEAITVSAAGDEDEDESGEERLPSCFDYVMHFLTVFWKVLFACVPPTEYCHGWACFVVSILIIGMLTAIIGDLASHFGCTIGLKDSVTAVVFVAFGTSVPDTFASKAAAIQDVYADASIGNVTGSNAVNVFLGIGLAWSVAAIYWALQGQEFHVSAGTLAFSVTLFTIFAFVCISVLLYRRRPHLGGELGGPRGCKLATTWLFVSLWLLYILFATLEAYCYIRGF, from the exons atggaggaagaggaagccaagAGGATAGCAGAAATGGGAAAGCCAATATTGGGTGAACACCCCAAACTAGAGGTCATCATTGAAGAGTCCTATGAGTTCAAG AGTACAGTGGATAAGCTGATCAGGAAGACAAACCTGGCCTTGGTTGTGGGGACTTATTCCTGGAGGGACCAGTTCATGGAGGCCATCACTGTCAGTGCAG CAGGGGACGAGGATGAGGATGAGTCAGGCGAGGAGAGGCTGCCCTCCTGCTTTGACTACGTCATGCACTTCCTAACGGTCTTCTGGAAGGTGCTGTTTGCCTGCGTGCCCCCCACAGAGTACTGCCATGGCTGGGCCTGCTTCGTGGTTTCCATTCTCATCATCGGCATGCTCACAGCCATCATCGGGGACCTGGCCTCCCACTTCGGCTGCACCATTGGCCTCAAGGACTCGGTCACAGCTGTTGTCTTTGTGGCATTTGGCACCTCTGTGCCAG aTACGTTTGCCAGCAAAGCAGCCGCCATCCAGGACGTGTACGCAGACGCCTCCATTGGCAACGTCACGGGCAGCAACGCGGTCAACGTCTTTCTGGGCATTGGCCTGGCCTGGTCCGTGGCCGCCATCTACTGGGCCCTTCAGGGACAGGAGTTCCACGTGTCAGCCGGCACGCTGGCCTTCTCCGTCACCCTCTTCACCATCTTCGCGTTCGTCTGCATCAGCGTGCTCTTGTACCGCCGGCGGCCCCACCTGGGCGGGGAGCTGGGCGGCCCTCGTGGCTGCAAGCTGGCCACGACCTGGCTCTTCGTGAGCCTGTGGCTTCTCTACATACTCTTTGCCACGCTGGAGGCTTACTGCTACATCAGGGGGTTCTGA